From Aptenodytes patagonicus chromosome 1, bAptPat1.pri.cur, whole genome shotgun sequence, one genomic window encodes:
- the SVOPL gene encoding putative transporter SVOPL: MVFFGYMIFSIVLGFLADRYGRWKILLLSFLWAAYFSLLTSFAPSYIWFVFLRAMVGGGVSGHAQGLIIKTEFLPTKYRGYMLPLSQVFWLAGSLLIIGLASVVNPTIGWRWLIRIASIPSILLILVFKFIPESARYSVSMGNVAAALATLRMIAKMNGAAMPEGVLKEPAKGRRGRFKDLIHPKYLRTTLQIWIIWLGIAFAYYGVILASAELLQRDLVCGSAAPPVQDPGDDSEESRSPCHCHLFGPAAYQTMIISTVGEIALNPLNILGINFLGRRLSLCITMGCTALFFLLLNICTSSAGMTGFLFMLRALVSANFNTIYIYTAEVYPTTMRALGMGTSGSLCRVGAMVAPFISQVLMSASFVGTLCLFSSMCVVCAISAFTLPIETKGVALQGERTAAASNTLNY, encoded by the exons ATGGTGTTTTTTGGCTACATGATCTTCAGCATAGTGCTCGGGTTCCTGGCTGACAGGTATGGTCGCTGGAAG ATTCTGTTGCTCTCATTCCTCTGGGCAGCCTATTTCTCCCTGCTGACCTCATTTGCCCCATCCTACATCTGGTTCGTGTTCCTGCGGGCCATGGTAGGAGGTGGCGTGTCCGGCCACGCACAAGG GCTTATCATAAAAACGGAATTTTTGCCCACCAAATACCGGGGATACATGTTGCCCTTATCTCAG GTGTTTTGGTTGGCAGGATCCTTGTTAATCATTGGCCTGGCATCGGTGGTGAACCCAACCATTGGCTGGCGGTGGCTGATCAGAATCGCCTCAATCCCCAGCATCCTCCTCATCCTGGTGTTCAAG TTCATCCCGGAGTCGGCGCGGTACAGCGTGTCCATGGGAAATGTGGCAGCTGCCCTGGCCACGCTGCGGATGATAGCCAAGATGAATGGGGCAGCGATGCCCGAGGGGGTGCTGAAGGAGCCTGCCAAG ggaaggagaggaagattcaAGGACCTCATCCACCCCAAATACCTCAGAACCACTTTGCAGATATGGATCATATG GCTTGGCATAGCTTTCGCTTATTACGGTGTCATCTTGGCCAGTGCTGAGTTACTCCAGCGGGACCTCGTCTGTGGCTCTGCTGCACCACCAGTGCAGGACCCTGGTGACGACTCTGAGGAGAGCCGCAGCCCGTGCCACTGCCACTTGTTTGGGCCTGCTGCCTACCAGACCATGATCATCAGCACAGTCGGAGAGATTGCAC TAAATCCTTTGAACATTCTCGGCATCAATTTCCTCGGAAGACGCCTGAGCCTGTGTATCACCATGGGATGTACGGCGCTATTCTTTCTTCTCCTTAATATCTGCACCTCGAG CGCAGGCATGACTGGGTTTCTCTTCATGTTGCGTGCCTTGGTTTCAGCAAACTTCAACACCATCTACATTTACACAGCAGAG GTTTATCCCACCACAATGCGAGCCCTGGGGATGGGAACAAGCGGGTCATTGTGTCGTGTAGGAGCTATGGTGGCCCCATTTATATCACAA GTTCTGATGAGTGCTTCTTTCGTCGGGACCCTGTGTCTTTTCTCATCCATGTGCGTCGTGTGTGCAATCTCTGCGTTCACACTGCCCATCGAGACCAAGGGCGTCGCACTGCAG ggagagaggacaGCAGCTGCAAGTAATACCTTAAACTACTAA